CGAGGATGGCCGCGGTCCAGGCGACCACGCCGTGCACCATGGCCATGACGATCTGCGCGCTCACGCACATGCCGACGACGCCGAGCATCATGCCGCGCACCCGGTTGCGCGGCCCGCCCCAGGCCGCCAGCAGCAGGCCGCCCGCGATGCCGCCGGCGCCGATGCCGGCGTTCACGGCGGCCAGGGCGGAGACGTCGCTGCCCGTCCTGGCCAGGATCATGGGCTGCACCACCGCGAACCCGAACACCATCACCAGGTTGACCGTGAAGAACACGAGGATCAGGCCGCGCAGGCTGGGCTGGGCGAACAGGTAGCGCAGCCCCTCCAGGGAGTCGGCGCCGAGCCGCCTGCGGGTGCCCGCCTCGCCCGGCCGGTCGCCGTCCATGCGGACCAGCCGTACGGTGACCAGCGCGACGGCGAAGCTGACCAGGTCGATCCAGAGCACCGCGCCCAGCCCGCCGGTCACCACGAGCAGGCCGGCCAGCGCGGGCCCGCCCACGTCGGCCACGCTCTTGGCGGTGGCCAGCAGCCCGTTGGCCCGCTGCAGCTGCTCCTTGCCGACGAGCAGCGGCACGGCCGACGACAGGGCGGGGAACTGGAAGGCGGCGGCGGCGCCGAGCAGCGCGACCGTCACGTACACCTGCCACAGGTGCAGGTCGCCGAGGAAGTACACGGCCGCCAGCCCGGCCACGGCCACGAGCCCGCCCAGGTCGGCGAGTTGCAGCGCGGTGCGCTTGCGGCAGCGGTCCACGATCGCGCCCGCCGTCGGGCTGAGCAGCATCTGGGGGAGCAGCGCGCACAGGGAGAGCGCGACCACCTGCGTGGCCTGATGATCGGCCGTCCAGGCCTGAATGACCAGGGAAAAGCGGAGAACGGAATTGCCGATCAGGGTGACGACCTGGCCACACCACACCAAGCCGAATCTTCCCATTCCAGCGAATCGCTGAAAAAAGCCGTTTCGTTGGGACGCAGGAGGTTCATCCATATGTGCCCGAGGCCCTTCTGGTAAAAAGGAACCTTCAAGACGCCCCGTTTCTCACGGTCGCCTCACTTGTACCTTCACACACAGTTTCGAGCACGAGCAATAAGCTATTTGTGGTCTGGCAATTACTAGCCGTCAACGGTTGAGGTCAACCAGTCGCAGCGCCTCGGAAGCCACCGCGTGCCGTAGCTCCCTGATGCCGTCGCGGCCCCGTACGGGATGCACGGCGTTCGTCAGCAGCACCACGGTCAGGCGGCGGGCGGGGTCGATCACCAGCGAGGTGCCGGTGAAGCCCGAGTGGCCGTACGCGCCGTCCAGCGGCCCCACGATGCCGGGGTCGCCGATCCGCACGCCCAGCCCGTGCCGGAAGGGTGCGCCCCCGGCCCCCTGGTCGCGCGTCATCTCGGCCACGCTGTGCGGGCGCAGCACGGGCCCGCCGCCGCGCCGCAGCATCTCGCCGAAGGCCAGCAGGTCGCCGGCGGTGGCGAACACGCCGGCGTGCCCGGCCACGCCGCCCAGCGCGTACGCGGTCTCGTCGTGCACCTCGCCCCGCACGCAACCGGGCCCTGGCCGCTCGGCCTTGCACTCGGTGGCGGCGACCCGGTCCGCGCGGGCGGGGCGGTAGCCCGTGTCCGCGAGCCCCAGCACGTCCGTGATCCGGGTGCGGACCAGCGCGTCCAGCGGCGCGCCCCCGGCCAGCTCGGCCAGCCGGCCGGCCATCACCATGCCGACGTCGCTGTAGAGGTAGGGGCCGCCGACCGGGTGGCCGATCGGTGTGCGGACCATGGCCGCCATCCGCGCGGCGGCGTCCGCGCCGGGCAGTTCCCTGTCGATCCGGCGGATCGGGGGCAGGCCCGCCGTGTGGGTGAGCAGGCGGCGCGGCGTGATCCGCGGATCGGTCCCGGGGATCCAGTGGGCGACCGGCTCGTCCAGGCCCAGCCGCCCCTCCTCGGCCAGCCGGAGCAGCACGACCGTGGTGCAGAGCTTGCTGACCGAGGCCAGGTCGAAGATCGAGTCGAGGCGGGCGGGCGGCCGGTCCGCCGCCAGGGTCCCGCCGGCGTCGGTGTAGCGGACGAGCTCCCCGGCGGCGGCCGAGGCCGCCACGGAGCCGTTCGCGGCGATCAGGGCGACCGCCGCCGCGCAGACGCGCGGCACCGCGTCCGCCAGCACCGCCTCCAGCCGGTCGCTCATCGTCCCCCATTCAAGATCATCGTCCCCGCGTCCCCCGATCCCCGCGCCCGTGCGCTCAGCCGCTGAGCGCGTCGCTGAGGCGCTCCCCGTGCGACTGCAGCAGCGCGCGGGCGCCGTCGGCGTCGAGCCCGTGCCGGATCATCAGCACCGCGACCTTCGCCTGCCCGCCCGCCGCGTCCAGCGCCGCGCCCGCCGTCTCGCGGTCGGCGCCGGTGATGTCGGCGACGATGCGCATGGCCCGCCCGGCGAGCTTGCTGTTCATGGCCGACATCTCGATCATCTTGTTGCCGTACGTGCGGCCCAGCTTGACCATCGAGATCGTGGAGATCATGTTCAGCACGAGCTTCTGCGCCGTGCCGGCCTTCAGCCGGGTGGAGCCGGTCACCACCTCGGGGCCCACGACCACCTCGATCGCGTGCTCGGCGGCGGCCGACAGCGGCGCGTCGTCATTGCAGGACAGGCCGACGGTGAGCGCGCCGCGGCTCGCGGCCTCCGCCAGCGCGCCCAGCACGAAAGGGGCCCGCCCGCTGGCGGACACGCCCACCACCGAGTCGAGCGGTCCCACCTTCAGGTCCTTCAGCGCGGCGGCGCCCGCCTCCGCGTCGTCCTCCGCCCCCTCCACGGAGCGGGTCAGCGCGTCGGGCCCGCCCGCGATCACCCCCTGCACCAGCGACGGGTCGGTGCCGAACGTGGGCGGGCACTCGCTGGCGTCGAGCACGGCCAGCCGCCCCGACGTGCCGGCGCCGACGTAGAACAGCCGCCCTCCGGCGGCCATCCGCTCGGCGATCGCGTCGATGGCGGCCGAGATCGCCGGGATGGCCACCGCCACGGCGGCGGGCACGGCGGCGTCGGCCTGGTTCATCAGACGGGCGATCCGCTCGGTCGGCAGCCGGTCGATCTGGCTGTAGCGGGGATCGTTCTGCTCGGTGGACAGCTCGGGCAGCGGCTCAATCATGTCGCTAATTTCCACCCTCTACTTCTCTCTTGTAAATATCTTTCAGACAATGGGTTCCATGCCGCACGTAAGAACCGGAGCAGAACGGCTGGCCACGGACCCCGCCCTCGCGGGCGGCGCCCGCCTCGGCCTGATCACCAACCCCACCGGAGTCCTGCCCGACCTGACCCCCACCGCCGACGCCCTCCCGGCCGCGGGGGTGAAACTGACCGCGCTGTTCGGCCCCGAGCACGGCCTGCGCGGCACCGCGCAGGCCGCCGGGTCCGAGGGCGACGCCGTGGACGAGCGGACGGGCCTGCCCGTGTACGACACCTACCAGCTGTCCGGGGAGGCCCTGGACCGCGTGGTGGCCTCCGCCGGGGTGGACACGCTGGTCTTCGACATCGCCGACGTGGGCACCCGCTTCTACACCTACGTCTGGACCATGTACGACCTGATGGAGTCGGCCGCCCGGCTCGGCCTGCGCTTCGTGGTCCTGGACCGGCCGAACCCGCTGGGCGGGACCGTGACGGAGGGGCCGCCGCTCGACCCGGCGTTCGCCAGCTTCGTGGGCCGCTTCCCGCTGCCGATCAGGCACGGCAGGACCGTGGGGGAGCTGGCCGGGCTGTTCGGGCTGGACGTGGACCTGACGGTCGTCACCATGGAGGGCTGGCGGCGCGAGATGAGCCACGCCGAGACGGGGCTGCCCTGGGTGATGCCCTCGGTCAACATGCCGACCCCGGACACCGCGCTGGTCTATCCGGGCACCGGCCTCGTCGAGGGCACGAACTTCTCCGAGGGGCGCGGCACGACCAGGCCGTTCGAGCTGATCGGGGCGCCGTACGCGGACGCCAGGTTCGCCCCGGCACTGGCCGCGCTGGGCCTGCCGGGCGTCCGGTTCAGGGAGGTGTGGTTCACGCCGACGTTCCACAAGCACGCCGGCATCCCCGTACGCGGGGTGCAGCTGCACGTGCACGACCGCGAGAGCTTCAGGCCCGTGCTGACGGGCCTGTCCATCCTGCACGTGGCCCGCACGCTCTACCCGGGCGACCTGCGCTGGCAGGGGCCTGACCTGTTCCTGCACCACCTGTGGGGGTCCGGCACCCTGACCAGGTGCCTGGATGACGGGGCCGACCCGCGCGAGCTGTGCCCGCCGCCGGGCCGCCCCGAGGGATCGCTGCTCTACCGCTGAGGCCATCACGCCAGATCGCGCCGGTAGAGCCAGAAGACGCGCTCCGCCCGCGCGCCCACCGCGCGCGAGTAGAACCGCAACGGCCCCACCCATCCGATCTGGGCACTGTCCTGACCGGCGGCCCGCTGCTCCGCCAGGCACCGGCGGAGCAGCACCCGGCCCAGGCCGAGCCCGCGCGCGTCAGGGGCGGTGCCCATCGGGCCGAACCAGGCGGGCCGCGCGCCCCAGGCGGCGAAGCCCAGGATCTCGCCGTCGCGCTCGGCGTAGTGCAGCCCGGCCCCGGTGACCGCCTCCCAGGCCCACCGCTCGTTCCAGTGCTCCTGGATGAACGCGGCCACCCGCTCCCGATCGGCGCCGGCGGCGTGCACGGTGACGCCCGCCTTCTCCAGCCGTGCCAGCTCCTCCGCCACCGGCAGGTCCGCGGACAGGTCGGCCGTCATGTTCCAGGCCACGTGGTAGCGCTCGTAGCCGAGGCTCTCGGCCAGGCAGGCGGCCGCGGTGTAGCGCACGTCGATGCCCGGCCAGGCGTAGCACGGCGGGTTCCCGGCGAAGCGGGCCTGGCGCGCCCCCTGCTCGCCGAGCCACTCCTCGGCCGCGCGCACCAGCGTCCTGCCGCGCCCCTCGCCCCTGGCGTCCGGGTGCACGGCCAGCAGGTCGAGGTGCCCGACGCCCGGATCCTTGTCCGACATCGAGGCCATCACCACGCCGCCGTCCACGGCCAGCGCCGTCCACCGCCTGCCCTCCGGTGGCCGCGAGAGGTGCCCGACCAGGGCGGCAGCCTCCCCGGTGTCCAGGGTCAGCGCGGCCTCGGCGATCCGGGCGGCCTCGGCGAGGTCCGCCGCCTTGACGAAGGGCATCAGACCTCGCTCATCGGGCGGGCGATCACGCTGCGCCGCTCCGGGTAGAAGCACGCGTGCTCCTGCGGCACCCCCTCGGTGACCTGTAGCAGCGGCCGCTCGGCGGTGCAGCGCTCACCTTGGAACGGGCAGCGGCGGGCGAACAGGCAGCCCTCGTCGGACCGGCTCTCGTCCAGCGACTCCAGCGGCACCACGGGCTGCTCGCCGGGCTGCTCCAGGCCGTGCAGCACCGGGATGGCCGACAGCAGCGACTGCGTGTACGGGTGCACGGGGTCGGCGATGATCGTGTCCACCGGGCCGCGCTCGACGACCTGGCCGCGGTAGATGACGTACAGCTCGCCGTCCGCGCCGATGTAGCGGGCCGTGGCCACGTCGTGGGTGATGAACAGCACGCTGACGCCCAGCCGCTCGCGCAGGTCCTTCAGCAGCGCCAGGATGCCCAGCCGGAGCGAGACGTCGATCATCGAGACGGCCTCGTCGGCGACGAGCATCTCCGGGTCCACCGTCAGCGCGCGGGCGATGACCACGCGCTGCCGCATGCCGCCGGACAGCTGGTGCGGGTAGCGCGACAGCACCGTGCCCGGGTCCAGGCCCACCAGCGACAGCACCTCGGCCGCCCGCTCGTCGATCCACTGCCGCGAGCGCCCCGTCTGCCTGGCGCGCAGGGCCAGCGGCGCGTGCAGCGTCTGGTGGATGGTCCTGGTCGGGTTCAGGGCCGAGTACGGGTCCTGGTGGATCAGCTGGATCTTGCGGAAGTGCGGCTGGCGCTGCTTGGGCTTCAGCTCCGACAGCGAGACGCCGTCGATGGCGATCTCCCCCTCGTCGTACGACTCCAGCCCCGCGATGATCCGCCCCAGCGTCGTCTTCCCGCACCCGGACTCGCCGATGAACGAGGCCGCGCCACCCTTGGGGATCGCGAAGTCCACGCCCCGCAGCGCCCGCACCTCGCGGGCCCCGAGCAGCTTGCCGCGCTGCTTGAAGGTCTTGACGACCCCGGTTCCGGTGATCATGCATGCTCCTTGACGGTCACGGTCACGGCGTGGCAGGCCACGGTCCTGGGGCCGTCGGCCACCGCCTCCGGGTCCACGGTGTCGCACACGTCCATGCGCAGCGGGCAGCGCTCCCTGAACACGCAGCCCTGCTTGGGCACCGTGGCCAGCGTCGGCGGCCGGCCGGGCAGCGCCTGCGCCTCGTCGATGTCGCCGACGAGCCGGGGGATGGCCCTGATCAGGCCGCGTGTGTAGGGGTGGCGGGGCGAGCCGAGCACCTGCCTGGTGGGGCCCTGCTCGACCAGCCGGCCGCCGTACATGACCGCCAGCCGGTCGGCCACCTCGGCCACCACGCCGATGTCGTGCGTGATGACCAGCGTCGTCAGGCCGCGCTCGGCGTGCACCTCGCGGACGATCTTCAGGATGTTCGCCTGGGTGATCATGTCGAGCGCCGTCGTCGGCTCGTCCAGCACGACCAGGTGGGCGTTGAGCACCAGCGCCAGCATGATGCCGACGCGCTGGCGCATGCCGCCGGACAGCTCGTGCTGGTGCGAGTCCAGCACCCGGGCGCCGTCCAGGCCCATCCTGCCCAGCAGCTCCCTGGCCTCGCGCACCAGGCCGCGCAGGTCCTCCACGCCGTGCGAGCGGCCCAGGTCCAGCAGCTGCTTGCCGACCGTCTTGAGCGGGTTGAGCGAGTTCTGGGCGGCCTGGAAGACGTACCCGATGTGCTTGCCGCGCGCCTTGCGCAACTGCTCGCCGCGCAGGGCGGCCACGTCGCCGAGACCGTCGATCTCCACGCTGCCCGCCGCGATCCTGCCGGGCGGCTGGACGGCGTTGAGCAGCGACAGCGCCAGCGTGGACTTGCCGGAGCCGGACTCGCCGACGATGCCGGTGATCGAGCCGGGCTCCAGCGTCAGGCTGACGTCGCGGACGGCGGGCAGCTCGCCCGCGGGGGTCTTGTAGACGACCGTCAGGCCGCCGATGCGCACTCCCGGCGCTTGCTTGACCACGTGCTACTCCTCGCGCAGCCGGGGGTTGAAGATCTCGTCCATGGCGTCCACCACGAGCACGATGGCCAGGGTCAGCAGCAGGATCGCCAGCAGCGGTCCGAGCAGGAACCCCAGCGCGCTGGGCACCGTCAGGGCGCCGGAGCGGAACACGGCCGTGTTGAGCATCTGGCCCCAGTTGTTCGACTCGTACGGCAGCACGCCCAGGAAGAAGAGCCCCACCTGCGCGTACACGCCGCCGGTGATCGCGATGAGCATGTTCATCGCGATGTACGGCGCCATGCTCGGCAGCAGCTCCTTGCCCACGATGTGCGTGGTGGACAGCCCCAGCCCGCGCGCCGCCTCGATGAACCCCCGCTCGCGCAGGGACAACGTCTGCGACCGCACGGCCCTGGCCACGCCGCCCCAGCTCAGCAGCCCCAGCACCAGGCCCATCTGCACGGCGCTGCTGAACTTCCACACCGTGGACAGCACCAGCAGCAGCGGCAGGCCGGGGATGGTCAGCTTCATGTCCGTCAGCCGCATCAGCACGGTGTCCCAGCGGCCCCGCTTGAAGCCGGAGAACAGCCCGATGCCGGTGCCCACGACCACCGTGATGACGGCGGTGACGAGCGCGGCCAGCAGCACGTACCGGGAACCGGTGACCACCAGCGCGACCACGTCGCGGCCCTGGTCGTCGGTGCCCAGCCAGTGCTCCCAGCTCGGCGGCCTGGTGAGCAGGTTCGGATCACGGGGCAGCGGGTCGGGGTAGAACATCGGCCCGAACACGCCCATGAACGCGAAGCCCGCCATGAGCGCCGCGCCCACCAGGCGGCTGGGCTTGCGCTTCATCACCCGCCACACGCCCGCCCAGAAGTTGCGGCGCATGGCGGCGCTGGTCGAGGAGCTCTCCAGGAGCACGCTCATGCCGACACCTCCTCCCCGCTGCGCACTCGCGGGTCGATCACGCTGTAGAACAGGTCGGCGACGATGTTCGCCACGATGATGGCCACCGTGATGATCAGGAACGCGCCGCCCATCAGCGCGTAGTCGCGCATCGTGATGCTCTCGATGAGCAGCAGCCCGAGCCCGGGATAGTTGAAGATGCGCTCGATGAACACGGCGCCGCCCAGCAGCAGGCCGAGCGAGAGCGCCAGGATCGTGAACAGCGGCAGGATCGCGTTGCGTGCGATGTACCTGAAGATGATCGAGCGCTTCATCCCGCGCAGCTCCGCGGCCAGGATGAAGTCGTCGCCGAGCACCGTGACGACGCTCGACTTCATCGCCAGGATCCACCCGCCGTACGCGGCCAGCGCGTACGTCGCCACCGGCAGCACCGCGTGGTCGAACAGCGAGGCCAGGTAGCCGGCGTTGAACCCGGGCTCGTACAGGATGTCCACTGGGCCGTCCGCAGGCAGGATCGGGATCAGCGTCGCGAAGATCGCGCTGAGCAGCAGCCCGAGGACGTACTGCGGCACGCCGTGCAGCAGCGACCCGGAGATCGCCAGCACGTCGCCGAGCTTGCCCGTGCGCTTGATGGCCGCGTAGACGCCCAGGATGATGCCGACCAGGAAGCTCAGCAGCGTCCCCGCCAGCACCGGTAGAACGGTCCACTTGGCCGCTTCCGCCAGCACGCCCGTGACCGGCGCGCCGGCGTGGGTGATCGACTGGCCCAGGTCGAAGGTGAGCAGGCCGGTCATGTAGTCGAGGTACTGGTCCCAGAGCGAGCCCTGCGGCTGGAAGCCGTACAGCACGCGCGTGGCCTGCTGGGCCGCCTCGGCGGACATGCCCTGCTCGATGAGTTTCTGCACGTTCGCCGCCACCGGGTCGCCCGGGATGCTCCTGACGATGAAGAAAGTGATCGTGGCGACGACGAGAATCATGACGATCCCGCGGGCCAGGTGGCCCGCGAGTCGCCGTGCGATGATCGTCATACGTTCTTTCTCTACTGCTTGGCCTTGATCATGCCGAGCTGGATCCAGACTCCGGCCGTCAGGCGCAGCAGGTCGCTGTCCTGCTCGGGCCAGCCGGTGAAGCGGGCGGTGTTGGTGAACTGCGTGTTCACGTAGTCCCAGAGCTGGATGGCGGGCAGATCCTGGTTGGCGGTCCTGGCGAGCTTCGCCATGATGGGCTTGGCGTCCTCGGCGGAGGCGGCGTTCAGCTCGGCGGTCAGCTCACCGGGGTTGACCTTGCCGACGCCCTCGACGTCGATCTCCTCGGGGCCGCCCATCCAGTTGCCGCTCTTGCCGGGGGCGCTGTGCTTGACCTTGCCCGCGACGTTGGACCAGCCGTTGGAGACGCCGTAGAGGCGCTGGAAGATGTCGTACGGCGCGGGGCCGAGCGCCATCAGCCAGAAGCCGACGTCGTACTTGCCGGCCGAGAGCTCCTCCAGGTAGACGGGGTAGTCGGCGACGGTGACGACCTCGGCGTCCACGCCGGCCTCGATGAGCTGGCTCTTGATGTTCTCCTGCGCGGAGATCCAGTCGGAGAAGCCGGACGGCGCGTTCATCGTGACCTTCCACGGCGAGCCGTCGGCCAGCGTCCACTTGCCGTCCTTCTTCTGCAGGCCGGCCTCCTTGAACTCCGCCTCCGCCTTGGCCAGGTCGTGCTTGTACGGCTCCAGGGCGGCCAGCTCGGCGCCGATCCACTCCTGCGCGGGCTTCTGGTGGATGCCGGAGGTCGTCACGGCCGGCGTGCCGCCCTCGGGCGAGGCGACCTTGGTGACCTGGTCGCGGTCGATGAGGTAGGCCAGGCCGCGGCGCACGTGCACGTTGTCGTACGGCTTCTTGGACTGGTTGAACGCCATGCCGACGGCGACCGGCGAGAAGCCCTTGATGGTGTTGGAGCCGGGCGCCTGCTTGATCCGGTTCATCACGTCGGCCGGCGCGGCCACGAAGCCGGAGTGGTCGAGCTTGCCGGCGCTCAGGTAGTTCCAGATCTGCTCGTTGCCGTTGTAGTTGAGGAACTTGACCTGGTCGGGCGCCACGTTCGCGGCGTTGTAGAAGTTCTTGTTCTTCAGCAGCAGCGCCTCGCCCGGGTTGACCCGCTCCAGCACGAACGGGCCGGCGGAGACGTCCTTGGGCGGCGCGAAGGCCAGCACCTTCTGGCCCAGGGCGAGGATCTCCTCGCGGGCCTTCTCGGCGTCGGCGCCGTCGCCCCGGGAGGTCTTGAGCGTGTCCCAGAAGTTGGCGGGCAGGATGCTGCCCCAGACGTGCGCCGGCACGACCCAGGTGTCCATGACGCCCCGGGCGAACTTCATGCTCGGGTTGGACATGTCCTGGGTGACCTTGACCGTCTTGTCGTCCACGACGGTGACCTCGGCCGCCGCGCCCGCGGCGCCCGGCGTGATCGCGAACGCGGTGCTGCCGGTGGTGTAGGCCAGGCCGATGGAGGTGCGCACGTCCTCGGCGACGACGGGCTTGCCGTCGGACCACTTGCCGTTCGGCTGCAGGTGGATGGTGATCGAGGAGTTGTCGGGCGCGATCTCCCATTTGGCCGCGATACCCGGGTAGAACTGGTTGGGGTCGGTCAGGTGGTTCTTGACCCAGCCCAGCTTCATCGCGTTGTAGCCCTGGAAGGAGTTGCCCTTCGGGGCCCAGGGGTTGGCGGGGCCCGATGCGTCGAGGCCCGGCCTGGTCACGTCGATCGTGGTGAAGAGCCCGCCGCCACCACCGCCGCCCGAGCCGGATGTGTTGGTCGTACCACCGCCGCTGCACGCCGCAGTCGCGGAGGCAAGGCCCAGCAACGCCACTACCGCTGCCAGTCGCTTCATTTGCCGCTCCGGGGGATGTCTCTAGGGATTGACCGGACATTACGATCGGGCCCGATCGACGTCAATAATCTCCAGAGGTTGTGAGGCTAATGTAACTTTCCTTCATGAGTGTATGGACTGGTGCTTATCTCCATCAAGTGCCTGTTCAGCCCATGATCAGGACGGCGGCCCCGTTCACCCGGTCGGCCGCCAGGTCGCTCAGCGCCCGGTCGGCCTCCGTGAACGGGTACGGCACCGTCGACACGCGCGGCGGATGCGACAGCGCGAGCTCCAGGTACGCCCGTCCGTCCGCCCTGGTGTTCGCGGTCACACTCCGCAGCGTACGTTCCTGGAACAGGTGCTTTTCATAGTTCAGCACCGGGATGTCGGTGAGGTGGATGCCCGCCACGGCCAGCGTGCCGCCCCTGTCGAGGGCCTCCAGCGCCGTCGGCACCAGCTCGCCCACCGGCGCGAACAGGATGGCGGCGTCCAGCGGCTCGGGCGGCCGGTCACCGGCGGAGGCGGCGCCCAGCTCCAGCGCCAGCGCCCGCGAGGCGGCCGACCTGCTGACCGCGTGCACCACGGCGCCCTGGGCGATCGCGGCCTGCGCGGTCAGATGCGCCGAGGCCCCGAACCCGTAGATGCCCAGCCTCCCACCCGGCGGCACATCGCACCGGGCCAGCGCCCGGTAACCGATGATCCCGGCGCACAGCAGCGGCGCCAGCTCCACCGCCGGCCGGTCGTCCGGCAGGGGATAGACGTAGTCCGCGGGCGCGACCACGTACTCGGCGTACCCGCCGTCCGCGTCCCACCCGGTGTAGGCCGACCGCGGGCACAGGTTCTCCATGCCGCGCACGCAGTACCGGCAGGTGCCGCAGGTGGAGCGCAGCCACGCCACGCCCACCCGCTCACCCGTGCCGGCGACCCTGCCGACGACCTGGTGGCCGGGCGCGGTGCGAGGGCGGCGCGGCTCCAGATCGCCCTCCGCCAGGTGCAGGTCCGTACGGCACACGCCGCACGCCTCCACCCGCACCAGCACCTCGCCGGGCCCGGGCGCCGGCACCTCCCGCTCGACGAGCCGCAGAGGCGCCGACGCCATCGGGCCCGGCCGCTCGACCACCCAGGCCCGCATGTCAGGCCGACAGCCGCTGGAAGGCCAGCTCGGCGTAGAGCGCCGCCCCGTCCGGCAGCACCGAGTCGTCGAAGATCGCCTCGGGGGAGTGGTTGTACGGCGCCGTCGCCGGATCCCGGTGGGCCGGGCAGGCCCCCAGGAACACGAACGCGCCCGGCACGTTCTCCAGCACGTAGGAGAAGTCCTCCGAACCCATCACCGGCTGCGGCGAGACGAAGTACCGCCCGGCCCCGAACAGCTCGTCGGCCGTCCTG
The nucleotide sequence above comes from Nonomuraea gerenzanensis. Encoded proteins:
- a CDS encoding MFS transporter, translating into MDEPPASQRNGFFQRFAGMGRFGLVWCGQVVTLIGNSVLRFSLVIQAWTADHQATQVVALSLCALLPQMLLSPTAGAIVDRCRKRTALQLADLGGLVAVAGLAAVYFLGDLHLWQVYVTVALLGAAAAFQFPALSSAVPLLVGKEQLQRANGLLATAKSVADVGGPALAGLLVVTGGLGAVLWIDLVSFAVALVTVRLVRMDGDRPGEAGTRRRLGADSLEGLRYLFAQPSLRGLILVFFTVNLVMVFGFAVVQPMILARTGSDVSALAAVNAGIGAGGIAGGLLLAAWGGPRNRVRGMMLGVVGMCVSAQIVMAMVHGVVAWTAAILAGALIMPIVNGSMQSIIQTKVPEERQGRVFGAVMFVSQISSPIAMAFSGPLADHVFEPQAAAGTGLAGLLRPLVGAGPGSGMAAMLLIAGLLGAGAALWGLARRAVRDIDVLTPDLERQPAGG
- a CDS encoding serine hydrolase domain-containing protein, which gives rise to MSDRLEAVLADAVPRVCAAAVALIAANGSVAASAAAGELVRYTDAGGTLAADRPPARLDSIFDLASVSKLCTTVVLLRLAEEGRLGLDEPVAHWIPGTDPRITPRRLLTHTAGLPPIRRIDRELPGADAAARMAAMVRTPIGHPVGGPYLYSDVGMVMAGRLAELAGGAPLDALVRTRITDVLGLADTGYRPARADRVAATECKAERPGPGCVRGEVHDETAYALGGVAGHAGVFATAGDLLAFGEMLRRGGGPVLRPHSVAEMTRDQGAGGAPFRHGLGVRIGDPGIVGPLDGAYGHSGFTGTSLVIDPARRLTVVLLTNAVHPVRGRDGIRELRHAVASEALRLVDLNR
- the murQ gene encoding N-acetylmuramic acid 6-phosphate etherase; this translates as MIEPLPELSTEQNDPRYSQIDRLPTERIARLMNQADAAVPAAVAVAIPAISAAIDAIAERMAAGGRLFYVGAGTSGRLAVLDASECPPTFGTDPSLVQGVIAGGPDALTRSVEGAEDDAEAGAAALKDLKVGPLDSVVGVSASGRAPFVLGALAEAASRGALTVGLSCNDDAPLSAAAEHAIEVVVGPEVVTGSTRLKAGTAQKLVLNMISTISMVKLGRTYGNKMIEMSAMNSKLAGRAMRIVADITGADRETAGAALDAAGGQAKVAVLMIRHGLDADGARALLQSHGERLSDALSG
- a CDS encoding exo-beta-N-acetylmuramidase NamZ family protein codes for the protein MPHVRTGAERLATDPALAGGARLGLITNPTGVLPDLTPTADALPAAGVKLTALFGPEHGLRGTAQAAGSEGDAVDERTGLPVYDTYQLSGEALDRVVASAGVDTLVFDIADVGTRFYTYVWTMYDLMESAARLGLRFVVLDRPNPLGGTVTEGPPLDPAFASFVGRFPLPIRHGRTVGELAGLFGLDVDLTVVTMEGWRREMSHAETGLPWVMPSVNMPTPDTALVYPGTGLVEGTNFSEGRGTTRPFELIGAPYADARFAPALAALGLPGVRFREVWFTPTFHKHAGIPVRGVQLHVHDRESFRPVLTGLSILHVARTLYPGDLRWQGPDLFLHHLWGSGTLTRCLDDGADPRELCPPPGRPEGSLLYR
- a CDS encoding GNAT family N-acetyltransferase; the protein is MPFVKAADLAEAARIAEAALTLDTGEAAALVGHLSRPPEGRRWTALAVDGGVVMASMSDKDPGVGHLDLLAVHPDARGEGRGRTLVRAAEEWLGEQGARQARFAGNPPCYAWPGIDVRYTAAACLAESLGYERYHVAWNMTADLSADLPVAEELARLEKAGVTVHAAGADRERVAAFIQEHWNERWAWEAVTGAGLHYAERDGEILGFAAWGARPAWFGPMGTAPDARGLGLGRVLLRRCLAEQRAAGQDSAQIGWVGPLRFYSRAVGARAERVFWLYRRDLA
- a CDS encoding ABC transporter ATP-binding protein translates to MITGTGVVKTFKQRGKLLGAREVRALRGVDFAIPKGGAASFIGESGCGKTTLGRIIAGLESYDEGEIAIDGVSLSELKPKQRQPHFRKIQLIHQDPYSALNPTRTIHQTLHAPLALRARQTGRSRQWIDERAAEVLSLVGLDPGTVLSRYPHQLSGGMRQRVVIARALTVDPEMLVADEAVSMIDVSLRLGILALLKDLRERLGVSVLFITHDVATARYIGADGELYVIYRGQVVERGPVDTIIADPVHPYTQSLLSAIPVLHGLEQPGEQPVVPLESLDESRSDEGCLFARRCPFQGERCTAERPLLQVTEGVPQEHACFYPERRSVIARPMSEV
- a CDS encoding ABC transporter ATP-binding protein yields the protein MVKQAPGVRIGGLTVVYKTPAGELPAVRDVSLTLEPGSITGIVGESGSGKSTLALSLLNAVQPPGRIAAGSVEIDGLGDVAALRGEQLRKARGKHIGYVFQAAQNSLNPLKTVGKQLLDLGRSHGVEDLRGLVREARELLGRMGLDGARVLDSHQHELSGGMRQRVGIMLALVLNAHLVVLDEPTTALDMITQANILKIVREVHAERGLTTLVITHDIGVVAEVADRLAVMYGGRLVEQGPTRQVLGSPRHPYTRGLIRAIPRLVGDIDEAQALPGRPPTLATVPKQGCVFRERCPLRMDVCDTVDPEAVADGPRTVACHAVTVTVKEHA
- a CDS encoding ABC transporter permease; amino-acid sequence: MSVLLESSSTSAAMRRNFWAGVWRVMKRKPSRLVGAALMAGFAFMGVFGPMFYPDPLPRDPNLLTRPPSWEHWLGTDDQGRDVVALVVTGSRYVLLAALVTAVITVVVGTGIGLFSGFKRGRWDTVLMRLTDMKLTIPGLPLLLVLSTVWKFSSAVQMGLVLGLLSWGGVARAVRSQTLSLRERGFIEAARGLGLSTTHIVGKELLPSMAPYIAMNMLIAITGGVYAQVGLFFLGVLPYESNNWGQMLNTAVFRSGALTVPSALGFLLGPLLAILLLTLAIVLVVDAMDEIFNPRLREE
- a CDS encoding ABC transporter permease, coding for MTIIARRLAGHLARGIVMILVVATITFFIVRSIPGDPVAANVQKLIEQGMSAEAAQQATRVLYGFQPQGSLWDQYLDYMTGLLTFDLGQSITHAGAPVTGVLAEAAKWTVLPVLAGTLLSFLVGIILGVYAAIKRTGKLGDVLAISGSLLHGVPQYVLGLLLSAIFATLIPILPADGPVDILYEPGFNAGYLASLFDHAVLPVATYALAAYGGWILAMKSSVVTVLGDDFILAAELRGMKRSIIFRYIARNAILPLFTILALSLGLLLGGAVFIERIFNYPGLGLLLIESITMRDYALMGGAFLIITVAIIVANIVADLFYSVIDPRVRSGEEVSA